The Pseudomonas hefeiensis genomic sequence GGCAGTCTGCCTTGAGCATTGTCGCGGGCCGCTGCATTTTCTTCTCGGCTACTGGCGCCCCGGCGTGCTCGGCGGCTGGCGCATGGGGCTGGCCCATGGCGCTTACTGCCTGGGCTGCTGCTGGGCCCTGATGGGCCTGCTGTTCGTGGTTGGCGTGATGAACCTGCTCTGGGTGGCAGTGATCGGTGCCTTCATCCTGCTGGAGAAAAACCTGCCGCAGGGACTCTGGCTCAGTCGTATCTGCGGTGTGTTGTTGCTCGGCTGGGGCCTGTGGCTGCTGCTGGGCTAGGCGAAACCTGTGTGGGAGCGAGCCTGCTCGCGATTGCGGTGTGTCAGCTAAATCAATGCCTGCTGATCCATCGCAATCGCGAGCAGGCTCGCTCCCACAGGGTGGGGCTTATTTCCAGGTATGGATCGGCCACCCGGCCGCTTCGGCATGGGCCTTCAACACCGGATCCGGGTTCACCACATGGGGGTAATCCACCCGCTGTAGCAGCGGCAGGTCATTACGCGAGTCGGAATAGAAACTCGCGCCCTCAAGGTTTTCTTCCTCGGCATCCAGCCAATCCAGCAGCCGCGCGATCTTGCCTTCGCGATAGGTCAGAGTGCCGACGGTCTTGCCGCTGTACACCCCATGGGTCACTTCGAGTTCAATCGCCAGGATCTCATCGATGCCCAGGCGTTCGGCAATCGGCTTGACCAGGTGCGTGCCGGAGGCGGAGATCACCAGGACCCGGTCACCGGCCTTGCGGTGTTCGGCGATGGTCTTGGTGGCGTCGCTGAAGATGATCGGTTCGATGAAGTCTTCCACCCACGGCGTCACCAGGTGTTCGATTTCTTCCGGGGT encodes the following:
- a CDS encoding HAD family hydrolase, with product MALAIFDLDETLIHGDCATLWSEQMGRLGWVDPESFMRRNNELMDAYSHGKLSMEAYMDFSLEPMIGRTPEEIEHLVTPWVEDFIEPIIFSDATKTIAEHRKAGDRVLVISASGTHLVKPIAERLGIDEILAIELEVTHGVYSGKTVGTLTYREGKIARLLDWLDAEEENLEGASFYSDSRNDLPLLQRVDYPHVVNPDPVLKAHAEAAGWPIHTWK